The Candidatus Saccharibacteria bacterium RAAC3_TM7_1 nucleotide sequence GTAACTTTGGCGGTTTTTCATTAGCTATTCTTTGAGCGACATTTGCTAATTTATCAATTGTAGCTTTGGAGATACGATCGGCAAAAATGGCCGCGACGTCCGGTTCAATTCTATCGAGCGTATGCTCATTGGCATCGAGTACGGCGAGCAGCTCGTCACTCGTAAGGCCGCTCTTTTTTAGATCGGAAATCGTGCCGAGCGTATCGCGAAGGTGTGTGTAGTCACCGTTCATTTTACTGGCCAGAGGGTTACTGTATTCGAGCGAATCGAAGATCGAATATAGCAGTTCGTACGAGCTCAGTTCGTCGGCGGGTCGAAAAGCAGCGCCTTGGTAAAAGTATTCACCGTATTGGTTGATGATCTCGCTGCCAAAACTGTGGAAGGTATGGATAGCGACTTTGTAGGCGGCTGGGCCGATGATCTCGCCGAGTCGCTGGCGCATCGCCGCTGCACCACTTTCGGTAAAGGTAAGACAGAGGATATTTTCTGGAAGCGTGTCAGTTTTACGGAGAATGTTGGCTGCACGCATACTCAGTAGCTCGGTCTTGCCCGTCCCTGGTCCGGCCACGACCATCAGTGGGCCTTCGATTGTGTCGACGGCTTCTTTCTGGCGAGCATTTAACTTTTTGTAGCGAGTTGCAAAATCCATACTGTTACTATTGTACCGCAACCTGTCATCGTGGGTGTTCAAAACCGTCTTATAGTGGTGTTTCGTAGACAAATACCCTATGAATATGGTTTGGTATCGTTCTTACTACCTAAAGTGATACAATAACGATATGAACGACAATGTCTATGACGATATGGCACTCGAGCATATTGCCAAGGAGAAATTCGGCATGACCGTAGATATTGATCATGTGATCGCCCGCAATGTGCCGGTGAGTCATGTGGCGACAGCGACGCTTTTTTTAACGAGTAAGAAGCAGTTACTGCTCTATATCAACGCCCATTCCAAATTGCTCCTCGGTGATGTGAAAAAGATCGTGACGCGCATGGGGTTGGTGCCAGAGCTATTTGTGCCACCAAAAGGTCAGCCGCAGTATTTTGATGAGATCGGTCGCGAACATTATAAAAAAGTATTTCCTGGCCTTTCACACCCGAGCAAAGAAGATATTATTTATTATCGTACGCTTGCACCGTACAACCCTGCCCTCGTGCAGATTGCCGAAGTTAAAAACGGCGAAGTCCGTCAGTTTGATACTGATGCTTCGAGCGGCTGGCGCGTAGCGACGAAATTTGCGTATCGGCGAATTAAGACAAGCTAAATCTTATCAAGTACGACGAGGTGTTCGATATGCGGCGTACACGGAAAAAAGTTGTAACCTTGGTGTGCGCGGATACCGTATTTTTCAGCGAGTAAGGCAACGTCACGGGCTTGAGTGACAGGATTGCAGCTGAGGTAGATGATGCGTCCTGGCTGAACCTCAAGTAGACGGTCGATGACGGCTTGATGCAAACCAGCGCGGGGCGGGTCGAGAATAACGGTTGCGTCGCTGGTAAGGTATTCGACGGCCTGCTCACTGGCAGCATGAACCGCTACAGCGTTGCTACGAAGCGCAGCGATATTGCGCTTCATTTCGCGCACAGCATGCTCGTCAACTTCGACCAGCGTCGTATGCTCGCTCCCTATCGTGAGGCCAATTGTACCAACACCACTGTACATATCAACCGTTGGCGTAGATGGCTCAAGCCAGGCTTTCATATCTTCAAGTGCTCGCTCATAGAGCGGGAGGTTCACCTGAAAGAACCCCTCGGTTGCGTAAGAGAACGCCACGCCGCGAATTTCATCGTGTAACACCACGTCGCCGTAAGCGGCTAAACGCTTGGTGATACGACTTGCCGGGCTGCGCGGGTCGGAGTAGATGACTTCGCCACCTTGTGCTGGCAATGTAGCCGCCTCCATTTCGCTGATATACGTTTTATCCTCTTCCTTGACGTAGAGCTGCCAGGCGCAGTTGCCCTCCCGGTCGCAGCGAATCAGGAGGGTCTTTAAATCGCGAGCTTCGAGTGGTTTAGTACGGAGTAGATTGCGAATAGCGCGAGCCAGTATATTGATTGTCTCGTGCGCCAGTGAAGTTCCTTCTAGCGGAATTTTCCCCTTACTACCGCGTCGAAAGAATGCAAGCTCCAGCTGCTCTGCTTCTCCGTCCC carries:
- a CDS encoding hypothetical protein (RAAC3_TM7_1_667) — encoded protein: MNDNVYDDMALEHIAKEKFGMTVDIDHVIARNVPVSHVATATLFLTSKKQLLLYINAHSKLLLGDVKKIVTRMGLVPELFVPPKGQPQYFDEIGREHYKKVFPGLSHPSKEDIIYYRTLAPYNPALVQIAEVKNGEVRQFDTDASSGWRVATKFAYRRIKTS
- a CDS encoding hypothetical protein (RAAC3_TM7_1_668) → MSKQDEIVETKLDKIVGGGQALGQYPDGRKLFVWGGLPSETVAVKITKKRSKLIEGIVVDVTIPSDERIAPIDSESYLSTSPWQIMTPEAETHYKAALIEEAFELHDIVLPQAIEVYTDGRRFGYRNKVEFSWYWDGEAEQLELAFFRRGSKGKIPLEGTSLAHETINILARAIRNLLRTKPLEARDLKTLLIRCDREGNCAWQLYVKEEDKTYISEMEAATLPAQGGEVIYSDPRSPASRITKRLAAYGDVVLHDEIRGVAFSYATEGFFQVNLPLYERALEDMKAWLEPSTPTVDMYSGVGTIGLTIGSEHTTLVEVDEHAVREMKRNIAALRSNAVAVHAASEQAVEYLTSDATVILDPPRAGLHQAVIDRLLEVQPGRIIYLSCNPVTQARDVALLAEKYGIRAHQGYNFFPCTPHIEHLVVLDKI